From Fimbriimonadia bacterium, a single genomic window includes:
- a CDS encoding M28 family peptidase produces MSATRLLLLCLLATLGGCATSASPQQDVEKPKPAAVPKTDFDGKLAFEMLRKQVEFGPRVPGSDAHAKCLEWMVATLKQYTTHVETQPFTGTYKGKTLRMTNVIARFNPDAKKQVVIAAHWDTRPTADEEPRLQFRNKPIDGANDGASGVAVLLELARVFSKRPPSIGVQLVFFDGEDLGPSIDNMLLGAKHWSQKLTSPKPDYGILLDMVGDKDLRIPVEAYSYEVAKDIVKKVYGMAERLGMSKTFPFELGTQVIDDHVPMNQAGVPTIDLIDFEYLYWHTLEDTLDKVSADSLHKVGTLVEAVLREEN; encoded by the coding sequence TTGTCGGCGACTAGGCTGCTTCTGCTTTGCCTGCTCGCGACGCTTGGCGGGTGTGCCACCTCCGCGTCACCCCAGCAGGACGTCGAGAAGCCGAAGCCGGCCGCCGTCCCGAAGACCGACTTCGACGGCAAGCTGGCCTTCGAGATGCTGCGTAAGCAGGTGGAGTTCGGGCCGCGCGTGCCCGGCAGCGATGCGCACGCGAAGTGCTTGGAGTGGATGGTCGCCACACTCAAGCAGTACACCACGCACGTCGAGACGCAGCCATTCACCGGTACCTACAAAGGCAAGACGCTGCGCATGACCAATGTGATCGCTCGCTTCAACCCCGATGCGAAAAAGCAGGTGGTGATCGCCGCGCACTGGGACACGAGACCCACGGCGGACGAGGAACCGCGGCTGCAGTTCCGCAACAAGCCGATAGACGGCGCCAACGATGGCGCGTCCGGTGTGGCCGTGCTGTTGGAGCTGGCACGGGTGTTCTCGAAGCGTCCACCGAGCATCGGGGTGCAGCTCGTGTTCTTCGATGGTGAGGACCTGGGGCCTTCGATTGACAACATGCTGCTAGGGGCTAAGCACTGGAGCCAGAAGCTGACGAGTCCTAAGCCCGACTACGGCATATTGCTGGACATGGTGGGCGACAAGGACCTGCGCATCCCGGTCGAGGCATACAGCTACGAAGTGGCGAAGGACATCGTGAAGAAGGTGTACGGCATGGCGGAGCGACTCGGCATGTCTAAGACCTTCCCCTTCGAGCTAGGCACGCAAGTGATTGACGACCACGTGCCCATGAACCAAGCCGGCGTGCCGACGATTGACCTGATAGACTTCGAGTACCTCTACTGGCACACGCTGGAGGATACGCTGGACAAGGTGTCAGCCGACTCCCTTCACAAGGTTGGCACGCTGGTGGAGGCCGTGCTACGGGAGGAGAACTAG
- a CDS encoding 5'-nucleotidase C-terminal domain-containing protein produces the protein MVSRTIVTMASFWVAAFGCGQTLSLSEPGSGPSPVAQMVADAMRAAASADVAFIAAGFFVSGSLDGPPSAEKLNKLLAYPGEEIYVLSLTGDQITKALERSLSLLPQSNRAFLQVSGLKVEYSAKAAANSRVKRVLVEGKALDAGKTYRVAMPATLARGALGYFTVWQREQISEQTGVTVETAVRRLLDGKSTWPLGEQDRLVGD, from the coding sequence GTGGTTAGCAGGACGATCGTTACGATGGCGAGCTTCTGGGTGGCCGCGTTCGGTTGTGGGCAAACGCTGAGCCTCTCCGAGCCGGGTTCCGGGCCCAGCCCAGTCGCGCAGATGGTGGCCGACGCCATGCGGGCGGCGGCCAGTGCGGACGTAGCGTTTATCGCTGCGGGCTTTTTCGTCTCCGGCTCGCTCGACGGCCCGCCGAGCGCCGAGAAGTTGAACAAGCTGCTTGCCTATCCCGGCGAGGAGATCTACGTCCTCTCGCTTACCGGCGACCAGATAACCAAGGCACTGGAGCGCTCGCTCAGCCTGCTGCCGCAATCCAACCGCGCATTTCTTCAAGTATCCGGATTGAAGGTCGAGTACTCGGCCAAGGCGGCTGCGAACTCGCGGGTGAAACGAGTGCTGGTGGAGGGCAAGGCACTCGATGCCGGGAAGACCTACCGCGTCGCCATGCCCGCAACGCTCGCAAGGGGAGCCCTTGGCTACTTCACCGTGTGGCAGCGCGAACAGATATCGGAGCAGACCGGGGTAACCGTCGAAACGGCGGTGCGAAGGCTGCTGGACGGCAAGAGCACTTGGCCGCTCGGAGAGCAGGACCGCCTTGTCGGCGACTAG
- a CDS encoding peptide chain release factor 2 translates to MHLARRVHCSRQRLSPWKRSPTSYKRCPRLSHAWTLSENIFEVSRLERETEALERLQQEPDFWSDPTKAQETVRKLSQLRGRTEPYRDLRKRFEDIEELASLLEGDEDPAMRKELVAGARQVLKDLDALEIQTLLGGPHDPDPAILTISAGAGGTESCDWAEMLLRMYTRWAQRRGFSFEIGDETPGDVTGYRNVSGIIEGPYAYGNLRSERGVHRLVRISPFDASGRRHTSFAMVEVIPVVAEGEVSIRTEDLRVDTFRSSGAGGQHVNKTDSAVRITHIPTGIVVTCQNERSQHKNRAVALRVLESRLAELERDKTEQKLKLLRGEVPPAEWGHQIRSYVLHPYTMVKDHRTGFETGDTLGVLDGEIDGFIEAFLRCSASGGKE, encoded by the coding sequence ATGCACCTCGCGCGCAGGGTACACTGCTCCCGTCAGAGGTTATCTCCATGGAAGCGATCCCCGACCTCCTACAAGCGCTGTCCAAGGCTAAGCCACGCCTGGACGCTATCGGAGAACATCTTTGAGGTCTCTCGCCTAGAACGAGAGACCGAGGCGCTCGAGCGCCTGCAGCAGGAACCCGACTTCTGGTCCGACCCCACCAAGGCCCAAGAGACCGTCCGTAAGCTCTCCCAACTCCGCGGAAGGACCGAGCCGTACCGCGACCTGAGGAAGCGCTTTGAGGACATCGAAGAGCTCGCATCCCTGCTCGAGGGCGACGAAGACCCTGCTATGCGGAAGGAGCTCGTCGCAGGTGCCCGCCAGGTGCTGAAAGACCTCGACGCGCTGGAGATCCAGACGCTTCTCGGCGGCCCTCACGACCCGGATCCTGCCATCCTCACCATCAGCGCGGGTGCGGGCGGGACGGAGTCCTGCGACTGGGCCGAGATGCTGCTCCGCATGTACACCCGGTGGGCGCAGCGACGCGGTTTCAGCTTCGAGATAGGCGACGAAACGCCGGGCGACGTAACCGGGTATCGAAACGTCTCGGGCATTATCGAGGGCCCGTATGCGTATGGAAACTTGCGCTCGGAGCGCGGCGTGCACCGGCTGGTTCGCATCTCGCCCTTCGATGCGTCGGGGCGGCGGCACACCTCCTTCGCGATGGTGGAGGTTATCCCGGTGGTCGCGGAGGGCGAGGTGTCGATTCGCACCGAGGACCTTCGGGTGGACACGTTTCGCAGCAGCGGCGCGGGCGGGCAGCACGTGAACAAGACCGACTCGGCGGTGCGCATCACGCATATCCCTACGGGCATCGTGGTGACGTGCCAGAACGAAAGGTCGCAGCACAAGAACCGCGCGGTGGCGTTGCGCGTCCTAGAATCGAGGCTGGCGGAGCTGGAACGAGACAAGACAGAGCAGAAGCTGAAGTTGCTGAGGGGAGAAGTTCCGCCCGCCGAATGGGGACATCAGATACGGTCCTACGTTTTACACCCCTATACTATGGTGAAGGATCATCGGACCGGGTTCGAGACCGGAGACACGCTCGGCGTGCTGGACGGAGAGATCGACGGCTTCATCGAAGCGTTTCTCCGTTGCTCGGCATCGGGGGGCAAGGAGTGA
- a CDS encoding LPS-assembly protein LptD, producing MEPQVMLLRTCIAVAASLVLVCAWAQLPLGEPFEAIYSSLKITALPDRQPIVGPLAKWVPTRLDPGATNRYQVVLTDPLLRYGPTSITADVLEVDTDAGTLMARGSVFVEDPIGVLYATEMLYHYKAAEGRALGVYGNAQGAYLRAEVLELRRGEWSAMRGEITTCSEVPAHYAVRFDRVSIRPGSRARAYKAALSIAGVQVAQLAWLSVPLDRRTNQLTAPTIGYNSRQGLALAWRNEFRVARKTSLLAETGTFQRALPEWRGILSYSLLDPRTAGAVGTPDTEEGERFTSSYIDNVSVESPESEEMRLRTPRFVLFFENSTNLPVSARREPDVIISKNWELGTQWSIERGPLFGSLAVRYGQIAEKPSLQKVSRSTVQGVFAGSPVHIAPNASLRFRLDGGLYDYDGQDQYGWVRPAGVLVLEPDPRLRLGFSYLRTFESGNAALELDRPRELRALHGRMDLMLGKTSFSFLAKYDLDRNDLYDIELAFRQTVHCVEPHIVWRRDPGVFRIGVRIPTVDLLGNLIRNRFR from the coding sequence GTGGAACCTCAGGTTATGCTCCTCCGGACCTGCATCGCGGTTGCGGCGTCCCTTGTCCTCGTCTGTGCATGGGCGCAGCTGCCGCTCGGGGAGCCCTTCGAAGCCATCTACTCTTCTCTCAAGATCACGGCGCTGCCTGACCGGCAGCCCATCGTCGGACCGCTCGCGAAGTGGGTGCCGACGAGACTCGACCCTGGGGCCACGAACCGCTATCAGGTCGTTCTCACCGACCCATTGCTCCGGTACGGACCGACCTCCATCACGGCGGACGTGCTCGAGGTCGACACCGATGCAGGCACCTTGATGGCGCGGGGAAGCGTGTTCGTGGAGGACCCCATCGGCGTGCTTTACGCAACCGAGATGCTCTATCACTACAAGGCCGCGGAGGGTCGCGCCTTGGGAGTGTACGGGAACGCGCAAGGTGCCTACCTTCGTGCCGAGGTTCTGGAGTTGCGTAGGGGCGAGTGGAGCGCGATGCGCGGCGAGATTACCACGTGCTCCGAGGTGCCGGCACACTACGCGGTGCGCTTCGACCGCGTGAGCATCCGTCCAGGCTCGCGGGCACGTGCGTACAAGGCGGCGCTTTCGATTGCAGGCGTTCAGGTGGCGCAGCTCGCCTGGCTAAGCGTTCCGCTGGACCGGCGCACCAACCAGTTGACCGCTCCCACCATCGGCTACAACAGCCGCCAAGGGTTGGCGCTCGCCTGGCGCAACGAGTTTCGAGTTGCGCGGAAGACCAGCCTCCTGGCGGAGACCGGCACCTTTCAACGTGCGTTGCCCGAGTGGCGAGGCATCTTGTCCTACAGTCTGCTCGACCCGCGCACCGCAGGCGCTGTCGGAACCCCGGACACCGAGGAAGGCGAGCGTTTCACTAGCTCCTACATAGACAACGTCTCCGTAGAGAGCCCGGAGAGCGAGGAGATGCGGCTGCGGACCCCGCGCTTCGTGCTCTTCTTCGAGAACTCGACCAACCTGCCCGTGTCGGCTCGGCGAGAGCCCGACGTGATCATCTCGAAGAACTGGGAGCTGGGCACGCAGTGGAGCATCGAGCGGGGGCCCCTTTTCGGGAGCCTAGCGGTTCGCTATGGGCAGATCGCCGAGAAACCCTCGCTGCAGAAGGTATCGCGCAGCACGGTACAAGGCGTCTTCGCGGGCAGCCCCGTGCACATCGCTCCAAACGCATCGCTGCGGTTTCGTCTGGACGGAGGGCTCTACGACTACGACGGTCAAGACCAGTATGGGTGGGTTCGTCCAGCCGGGGTCTTGGTGCTGGAGCCGGACCCGCGGTTGCGATTGGGGTTCAGCTATTTGCGTACGTTCGAGTCTGGGAACGCCGCTTTGGAACTGGATCGTCCCAGGGAGCTGAGGGCACTGCACGGGCGCATGGACCTGATGCTCGGAAAGACCTCCTTTTCCTTCCTGGCCAAGTACGACCTGGACCGCAACGACCTCTACGACATCGAGTTGGCGTTCCGGCAGACCGTTCACTGTGTGGAGCCGCACATCGTGTGGCGACGGGACCCCGGCGTGTTCCGGATCGGCGTGCGAATTCCGACCGTGGACCTTCTGGGCAACCTCATACGGAATCGCTTCCGCTAG
- a CDS encoding zf-HC2 domain-containing protein translates to MQCERMRILLPEYQLGGLSPRLRRSVEQHLATCVSCAEELKALEVADTRLFSTLREEAPPDLWARIEPHLKAPQPKRTYLLRYAWAPVGVAALAAVVWLMWPRVVLTPTELVEEDFEVGYERQHAYLGWNDPLADRVHLGLVGLEATDGDAP, encoded by the coding sequence ATGCAGTGTGAGCGCATGCGCATTCTGCTTCCGGAGTACCAGCTCGGTGGGCTCAGCCCGCGGCTTCGCCGCTCGGTCGAGCAGCACCTCGCCACGTGCGTCTCCTGCGCGGAGGAACTGAAGGCACTGGAGGTGGCCGACACCCGTCTCTTCTCGACCCTGCGCGAGGAAGCGCCTCCCGATCTGTGGGCGCGCATCGAACCGCACCTGAAAGCCCCTCAGCCGAAGCGCACGTATCTCCTCCGGTACGCCTGGGCGCCCGTGGGTGTTGCTGCGCTGGCGGCGGTTGTCTGGTTGATGTGGCCGCGCGTCGTGCTGACCCCTACCGAGTTGGTAGAGGAGGACTTCGAGGTCGGCTACGAGCGCCAGCACGCCTATCTAGGCTGGAACGACCCACTCGCCGATAGGGTGCACCTCGGCCTGGTGGGGCTGGAGGCAACCGATGGCGATGCGCCTTAG
- a CDS encoding sigma-70 family RNA polymerase sigma factor, with protein MEIPDSVLVEQSRSGDRAAFERLYRRYATGVFGFVRRMLPRREDAEDLTVQVFAKAWNGLNALRDNEAFKTWLFRIAVRQVQDFRKSSRPTEPIPPQLQDPTPGPESQAMERARADALHGAIDALSEEHRQVISLYYGQQMSVEEIGRILRLPRGTVVSRLARARDALRRSLSSAVALGPEVTGDAV; from the coding sequence ATGGAAATACCCGACAGCGTGCTTGTCGAGCAGTCGCGCTCGGGCGACCGGGCAGCCTTCGAGCGGTTGTACCGGCGTTATGCCACCGGGGTCTTCGGATTCGTTCGCAGGATGTTGCCCCGAAGAGAAGACGCAGAGGACCTTACGGTGCAAGTGTTCGCCAAGGCGTGGAATGGATTGAATGCCCTGAGGGACAACGAGGCGTTCAAGACGTGGTTGTTCCGTATAGCGGTGCGCCAGGTACAGGACTTCCGCAAGTCCTCGCGTCCGACCGAGCCCATCCCCCCTCAGCTTCAAGACCCCACGCCAGGGCCCGAGTCGCAGGCGATGGAGCGCGCCCGCGCCGATGCACTTCACGGCGCGATTGACGCACTCAGCGAGGAGCATCGGCAGGTGATCAGCCTCTACTACGGCCAGCAGATGTCGGTGGAGGAGATCGGGCGCATCCTACGCCTGCCGAGAGGCACCGTAGTCTCTCGCCTCGCACGCGCTCGGGATGCGCTGCGCCGCTCGCTGTCGAGCGCGGTAGCGCTGGGCCCGGAGGTGACCGGCGATGCAGTGTGA
- a CDS encoding zf-HC2 domain-containing protein: MKTDCRFSPRLLWEYEEGLLDERRRVEVERHLSECEACRARATSDRELFAKVRAQRPLAAPETARPPRWEPQPASGLAARWRWPATVAGVAVLAFVAFGVFRIAGGRGSAPTGSTLEHSAAPSALEKAEAAPTDEGSVAERPTTGVEAPVPGSAGSMREMEQARESVRPRPEPRVNLGRGNVLPQSKPPPLRETEAGTETNPFLPSTAGTPPSETLGDGGLVGGSRGSAGGGFRAAADKTQTQAVVTALTDDGKVLAVAELDASNRVSIVEQDGTKLSFDLGKERKWSGRPAYLDRLITLSETGTLGVLSKAISQQAAVPVEVRETAQSQVITVHLSEVQLGLALANIALASETEWKAEKDRVVISPLITDPTVAKAGRGTQEQASTKQVRALSQQMREGNLMMQQSHSMDTVCPWCGRPHLGPLWRYCPFCGQPLKGKP, translated from the coding sequence ATGAAGACGGACTGCCGCTTCAGCCCCCGCTTGCTGTGGGAATACGAGGAAGGCCTGCTGGACGAGCGCCGCCGAGTCGAAGTGGAGCGCCATCTGTCGGAGTGCGAGGCGTGCCGTGCTCGCGCGACGAGCGACCGAGAGTTATTCGCGAAAGTGAGAGCTCAGCGGCCTCTCGCCGCCCCTGAGACCGCTCGCCCGCCGAGGTGGGAGCCGCAACCTGCTTCCGGCTTGGCAGCACGTTGGCGTTGGCCGGCAACCGTGGCGGGGGTGGCGGTCTTGGCCTTTGTCGCTTTCGGCGTGTTTCGGATTGCCGGAGGACGAGGTTCCGCCCCCACGGGCAGCACGTTGGAGCACAGTGCCGCACCTAGCGCTCTGGAGAAGGCCGAGGCTGCGCCGACCGACGAAGGCAGCGTCGCCGAGCGGCCCACCACCGGCGTGGAAGCCCCGGTACCCGGCTCGGCCGGTTCGATGCGAGAGATGGAGCAAGCTCGCGAGTCGGTGCGGCCGCGCCCGGAGCCGAGGGTGAACCTAGGACGGGGCAACGTGTTGCCCCAGTCGAAGCCCCCCCCGCTTCGGGAAACCGAGGCGGGCACGGAGACCAACCCTTTCCTTCCGAGCACTGCCGGCACGCCACCTAGCGAGACACTCGGCGACGGCGGCCTCGTCGGCGGGTCTCGGGGCAGTGCTGGAGGAGGCTTCCGGGCTGCAGCAGACAAAACCCAGACTCAGGCTGTGGTCACCGCACTGACGGACGACGGCAAGGTGCTGGCAGTCGCTGAACTCGATGCTTCCAATCGAGTCTCCATCGTCGAACAGGACGGGACGAAGCTGTCCTTCGATCTGGGCAAAGAAAGAAAGTGGTCGGGGAGGCCCGCATACCTGGACCGATTGATTACCCTGAGCGAGACCGGCACGTTGGGTGTTCTCTCCAAGGCGATCTCGCAACAAGCTGCGGTCCCGGTCGAGGTGAGGGAAACAGCACAGAGCCAAGTCATCACCGTGCACCTGTCCGAAGTTCAGCTCGGGCTAGCCCTCGCCAACATCGCGTTGGCCTCCGAAACGGAGTGGAAGGCGGAGAAGGACCGCGTGGTGATCTCGCCGTTGATTACCGACCCCACAGTGGCGAAGGCCGGCAGGGGAACTCAGGAGCAAGCCTCCACGAAACAAGTCAGGGCGCTCAGCCAGCAGATGCGCGAAGGCAACCTGATGATGCAGCAGAGCCACTCGATGGACACTGTATGCCCTTGGTGCGGCCGCCCCCACCTTGGCCCTCTATGGCGCTACTGCCCCTTCTGCGGCCAACCCTTGAAGGGAAAACCATAA
- a CDS encoding sigma-70 family RNA polymerase sigma factor, whose translation MAISGQVAVDRDHSLIERCRSGDTAAFDELFRTHKDRVYSVCLGVMGNPDDALDALQDCFSLVYQNIHRFDGRSRFGTWLYRIAVNSSIQSLRKAKARPKTVPLSGDLAVESQTNRSDNHDPAILKALAELAPQDRALVTLYYWQDLALPEIAEIVGCSHAAAKTRLFRARERFKELYRSLNPEAGR comes from the coding sequence ATGGCCATTTCTGGGCAGGTCGCCGTAGACCGGGATCATAGCCTCATCGAACGGTGCCGCTCCGGCGACACCGCTGCCTTCGATGAGCTGTTCCGCACACACAAAGACAGGGTCTACTCGGTCTGTCTCGGCGTGATGGGCAACCCGGACGACGCCCTCGATGCCCTACAGGACTGCTTCTCGCTGGTGTATCAGAACATTCACCGCTTCGACGGACGGTCGCGGTTCGGCACGTGGCTCTACCGGATTGCGGTCAACTCGTCCATCCAATCGCTCCGAAAGGCGAAGGCCCGGCCGAAGACGGTGCCTCTCAGTGGCGACCTAGCCGTAGAGTCGCAGACCAACCGCTCGGACAACCACGACCCCGCTATCCTGAAAGCGTTGGCAGAGCTGGCTCCGCAGGATAGAGCTCTGGTCACTCTCTACTACTGGCAGGACCTTGCACTGCCTGAGATTGCCGAGATCGTCGGCTGCTCGCACGCCGCGGCGAAGACCCGCCTGTTCCGCGCTCGCGAGAGGTTCAAGGAGCTGTATCGCTCGCTCAACCCGGAGGCGGGACGATGA
- the trpB gene encoding tryptophan synthase subunit beta has protein sequence MAYTYLPDERGRFGAFGGRFVPETLVPALDELAEAFDSLWPTEEFQAELRGYLSEYAGRPTPLTHLNRASEDLGFDLYAKREDLCHTGAHKINNALAQAILARRMGKRRIIAETGAGQHGVATATACALFGLECVVYMGEEDVHRQALNVFRMRLMGAQVVPVTAGTRTLKDATNEAMRDWVTNVRTTHYIIGSCVGPHPYPKIVRESQRVIGEEARVQMREKIGRLPSAAVACVGGGSNAIGLFAAFLDDPVRLIGVEAAGEGIEKGRHAATLVAGSPGVLHGSASYLIQDADGQVVPTHSVSAGLDYPGVGPEHSYLKETGRAEYVTATDQEALDAFRWLGEREGIVPALETAHAFAYCRAQAGRMEGPVLVNLSGRGDKDMETASRLLAL, from the coding sequence TTGGCGTACACATACCTTCCCGACGAACGCGGACGCTTCGGCGCCTTTGGCGGCCGATTCGTTCCAGAGACACTCGTACCGGCCCTGGACGAGCTGGCCGAAGCTTTCGACTCGCTTTGGCCCACCGAGGAGTTCCAGGCAGAGCTACGAGGCTACCTCAGCGAATACGCAGGCCGCCCGACACCACTAACCCACCTGAACCGTGCGTCCGAGGACTTGGGTTTCGACCTGTACGCGAAGCGCGAGGACCTGTGTCACACCGGAGCACACAAGATCAACAACGCGCTGGCTCAGGCGATTCTGGCGAGGCGGATGGGCAAGCGAAGGATTATCGCGGAGACGGGCGCCGGGCAGCACGGCGTTGCCACTGCCACCGCGTGCGCGCTGTTCGGCCTGGAGTGCGTCGTGTACATGGGCGAGGAAGACGTCCACCGTCAGGCTCTGAACGTATTTCGCATGAGGCTGATGGGTGCTCAGGTCGTCCCTGTGACCGCCGGCACTCGAACGCTGAAGGACGCTACCAACGAAGCCATGCGCGATTGGGTGACCAACGTGCGGACGACGCACTACATCATCGGCTCCTGCGTGGGCCCCCACCCGTATCCGAAAATCGTGCGCGAGAGCCAGCGTGTGATCGGAGAGGAAGCACGGGTTCAGATGCGGGAGAAGATAGGACGGCTGCCGTCGGCGGCCGTCGCATGCGTAGGCGGGGGCAGCAACGCTATCGGCCTCTTCGCCGCGTTTCTGGACGATCCGGTGCGGCTGATAGGAGTAGAGGCAGCGGGAGAAGGCATCGAGAAGGGGCGACACGCTGCCACGCTCGTTGCCGGGTCCCCCGGTGTGCTGCACGGCTCGGCGAGCTATCTGATACAGGATGCGGATGGGCAAGTGGTGCCCACGCACTCCGTGTCCGCCGGGCTGGACTACCCAGGCGTCGGGCCGGAACACTCTTACCTGAAAGAGACAGGGCGGGCGGAATACGTGACTGCCACCGACCAGGAGGCGTTGGATGCCTTTCGTTGGCTAGGGGAACGGGAGGGTATCGTCCCTGCTCTGGAGACTGCCCACGCGTTCGCCTACTGCCGAGCACAGGCCGGGCGGATGGAAGGCCCTGTGCTCGTCAACCTCTCGGGTAGGGGGGACAAGGACATGGAGACTGCTTCTCGTCTGCTTGCCCTGTAG
- a CDS encoding PAS domain S-box protein, whose translation MEELLERFRQIADSLPVLVDGFTEDLTFVLWNTECERVTGYSRDEILGRADCFDRLYPDLEERAHVLSEWERRGRNVRDFRVALVSKSGERKHISWSSVVLSDLTHSNVYVFVGVDQTDRVVADEALGRAQEQARKLWEQVSDALVLLDEQSRVVISNPAAETLLGFTSSEMHGRLFLELSPDDVGAVLERAIDRAREEGVASNLLIELTVADRPSWFSVRVSPMPERRVALLFTNVDAVRRAEEERLRHEEHYRNLVQQQGTAFVRISPDEQFLYLSPQCETLTEYSLDELRAMGPAKACELVFHTSDTGAQHALQRAREEGSGRTVEAEVRVLSKTGKLKWALVRQVPVLNARGQVLYYDLMLLDQTERKLLEEQLHQAQKMEAVGTLAGGLAHDFNNLLTAMIGNVELTLAELEPEHPCRRRLVAAQNAAERAAAITRQLLTFTRRNSPRPEVLDVCQAVSETLDILRQSLPPNIRIEQKKPEGRLYVAADPVQLGQVLLNLCVNARDAMPDGGLLTIQCGETEVDEASLPSGRGFQPGPYVRIAVSDTGIGMTPEVLERAFEPFFTTKDVGQGTGLGLSVAYGILRNHRGWITAESTPEVGTTFTVYLPRISEEAAEATVAAPRECVPGNEGILVIDDEKALRDLTRELLENCGYTVFEAEEGAEAFSVLSRAHGRIHLVLLDLMMPGMPGDEVLMRLRELYPEIPVVVASGYHVEAKEELMAGGAVAFVEKPFSRASLTHAIRQVLDGKGRAQSGASHEESTDGPDESPWRPV comes from the coding sequence ATGGAAGAACTCCTGGAGCGGTTTCGCCAAATTGCCGACTCGCTTCCCGTCCTCGTAGACGGGTTCACCGAGGACCTTACCTTCGTCCTTTGGAACACGGAGTGCGAGCGAGTCACGGGATACTCTCGCGACGAGATCCTCGGGCGGGCGGACTGCTTCGACCGTCTCTACCCGGATCTGGAAGAGCGCGCCCATGTGTTGTCGGAGTGGGAACGCCGCGGCAGGAACGTTCGAGATTTCCGGGTGGCACTCGTCTCCAAATCCGGCGAGCGAAAGCACATCTCGTGGTCTTCGGTGGTGCTATCCGATTTGACCCACAGTAATGTGTATGTGTTCGTTGGCGTAGACCAGACCGACCGTGTGGTAGCCGATGAGGCGCTAGGTCGCGCCCAGGAGCAGGCGAGGAAGCTGTGGGAGCAGGTGTCGGACGCACTCGTTCTGCTCGACGAGCAATCACGCGTCGTCATCTCCAACCCTGCCGCCGAGACGCTGCTTGGCTTCACTTCCTCTGAAATGCACGGGAGGCTTTTCCTCGAGTTGTCACCGGATGATGTGGGGGCGGTGCTGGAGCGCGCGATCGACAGAGCGCGCGAGGAGGGAGTTGCGAGCAATCTTCTGATCGAGCTAACGGTAGCTGACCGACCATCGTGGTTCAGCGTGCGGGTCTCGCCCATGCCGGAGCGGAGAGTTGCGTTGCTCTTTACGAACGTAGACGCGGTGCGGCGTGCAGAAGAGGAGCGGCTGCGACACGAAGAGCACTACCGCAACCTAGTACAGCAGCAGGGTACGGCGTTCGTGCGGATCTCTCCCGATGAGCAGTTCCTGTACCTTAGCCCTCAGTGTGAGACATTGACCGAATACAGCCTGGACGAACTCCGTGCCATGGGCCCTGCGAAGGCCTGCGAACTCGTGTTCCATACGTCGGATACCGGCGCGCAGCATGCTCTTCAACGGGCTCGCGAGGAAGGTTCCGGTAGGACCGTGGAAGCCGAGGTGCGGGTCCTCTCGAAGACCGGTAAGCTGAAATGGGCCCTGGTACGCCAAGTCCCCGTTCTGAACGCCCGGGGCCAGGTTCTGTACTACGACCTGATGTTGCTAGACCAGACGGAGCGCAAACTGCTCGAGGAGCAGCTCCACCAGGCACAGAAGATGGAAGCGGTCGGCACGCTCGCGGGGGGGCTTGCCCATGACTTCAACAACCTGCTGACCGCGATGATAGGCAACGTGGAGTTGACTCTCGCCGAGCTGGAGCCCGAGCATCCGTGCCGCAGGCGTCTCGTCGCAGCCCAGAATGCTGCTGAGCGTGCAGCCGCGATCACTCGTCAGCTCCTGACCTTTACGCGCAGAAACTCGCCGCGGCCCGAAGTGCTGGACGTGTGTCAGGCAGTAAGTGAGACGCTGGACATTCTGCGGCAGTCGCTGCCTCCGAACATCCGGATCGAACAGAAGAAGCCGGAGGGTCGCCTCTACGTGGCTGCCGATCCTGTGCAGCTCGGGCAGGTGCTGCTCAACCTATGCGTAAACGCGAGGGATGCTATGCCGGACGGCGGCTTGCTGACCATCCAGTGCGGTGAGACGGAGGTTGACGAGGCGTCGCTGCCGAGCGGCCGCGGGTTTCAGCCGGGGCCGTATGTAAGGATCGCCGTCTCGGACACCGGCATCGGGATGACGCCGGAAGTGCTAGAGCGTGCATTCGAGCCATTTTTCACCACGAAGGATGTGGGGCAGGGCACCGGGCTGGGGCTGTCCGTTGCGTACGGGATTCTTCGCAATCACAGGGGCTGGATCACGGCCGAAAGCACTCCGGAAGTCGGAACCACGTTTACCGTGTACCTTCCTCGTATATCCGAGGAGGCCGCCGAGGCTACGGTGGCTGCGCCACGCGAGTGTGTGCCCGGCAACGAAGGCATCCTGGTGATAGACGACGAGAAAGCTCTGCGCGACCTGACTCGGGAGCTGCTGGAGAACTGCGGCTATACGGTGTTCGAGGCAGAGGAAGGGGCCGAAGCGTTCTCGGTGCTGAGCCGAGCGCACGGCCGAATCCATTTGGTCCTGCTGGACCTGATGATGCCCGGAATGCCGGGAGACGAGGTGCTAATGCGCCTTCGCGAACTCTATCCGGAAATCCCGGTGGTGGTAGCCAGCGGTTACCATGTCGAAGCCAAGGAAGAGTTGATGGCCGGCGGGGCGGTTGCGTTCGTGGAGAAGCCCTTCTCCCGCGCCTCGCTCACCCACGCGATCCGCCAGGTGCTGGACGGCAAGGGCAGAGCACAAAGTGGAGCGTCGCACGAGGAATCGACCGACGGACCTGACGAATCGCCATGGCGACCCGTCTAA